Proteins encoded by one window of Roseibium sp. Sym1:
- a CDS encoding PepSY domain-containing protein, with amino-acid sequence MKPTFKSPALTLFSATGLLASTGIALAAVSVGDTLGNTEDDVRAALSSLGYMVEDIETEDGEIEAEVLMDGQEMDVVVDARSGQVLEMELEDPEGEETDDD; translated from the coding sequence ATGAAACCCACGTTCAAATCGCCCGCGCTGACCCTGTTTTCCGCAACCGGCCTGCTTGCCAGCACCGGAATAGCGCTGGCCGCCGTCAGCGTCGGCGATACGCTCGGCAACACGGAAGACGATGTGCGCGCCGCCCTGAGCTCTCTGGGCTACATGGTGGAAGACATCGAGACCGAAGACGGAGAGATCGAAGCCGAGGTCTTAATGGATGGCCAGGAGATGGACGTTGTCGTCGATGCCCGGTCGGGCCAGGTTCTTGAAATGGAACTGGAAGACCCGGAGGGCGAGGAAACGGACGACGACTGA
- a CDS encoding helix-turn-helix transcriptional regulator yields the protein MLPAFNWKIAWPWLLFGLQGICIFFLVTEEVVDWFWGENPASVVGNDIVENLIVAALVVSLIATGLEVRKTMTRQKRLEQQVKAASGAFAAMLEEHFESWALTPSECEVALLALKGFSIAEIASIRKTAEGTVKAQCNAIYRKAGVSGRPQLLSLFIDELLHGSLLSEGAPKGKELETPGPASRVQA from the coding sequence ATGCTGCCTGCTTTCAACTGGAAAATCGCCTGGCCCTGGCTGCTGTTCGGCCTCCAGGGGATCTGCATTTTCTTTCTCGTTACGGAGGAGGTGGTTGACTGGTTCTGGGGAGAAAACCCGGCTTCGGTGGTCGGCAACGACATCGTGGAGAACCTGATCGTCGCGGCGCTGGTCGTCAGCCTGATCGCTACCGGCCTTGAAGTCAGAAAGACCATGACCCGGCAAAAGCGCCTGGAACAACAGGTCAAGGCCGCCTCCGGCGCTTTCGCGGCCATGCTGGAGGAACATTTCGAAAGCTGGGCGCTGACCCCGTCGGAATGCGAGGTCGCGCTGCTTGCGCTGAAGGGCTTTTCGATTGCCGAAATCGCCTCGATCCGCAAGACCGCGGAAGGCACCGTGAAAGCACAATGCAACGCCATCTACCGAAAGGCCGGCGTTTCCGGCAGGCCGCAATTGCTGTCGCTGTTCATCGACGAGTTGCTCCATGGGTCGCTTTTGTCCGAAGGCGCGCCGAAGGGCAAGGAGCTGGAGACGCCCGGACCGGCCAGCCGGGTGCAGGCCTGA
- a CDS encoding Lrp/AsnC family transcriptional regulator: protein MTDKYLLDPSDIRVLRVLQRDASLSIAEVAKEAGMSQTPCWRRIKRLKEQGIIRQITAIIDRESVGLGFVAYSFVKLAVPSRENMETFDKLVHHWPEVVTCERITGAVDYLIKVVTDDIKTYDNFLRLKLLDNTLVSDVQSRIVVNTVKDTVALPLREN, encoded by the coding sequence ATGACCGATAAATATCTTCTCGACCCGTCTGACATACGCGTTCTTCGTGTCCTTCAGCGGGATGCATCGCTGTCCATTGCCGAGGTGGCAAAGGAAGCAGGCATGAGCCAAACCCCGTGCTGGCGCCGAATCAAGCGCCTGAAGGAACAGGGTATCATCCGCCAGATTACCGCCATCATCGACCGGGAATCCGTCGGTCTCGGCTTCGTCGCCTATTCCTTCGTCAAGCTCGCAGTTCCCAGCAGGGAGAACATGGAAACCTTCGACAAGCTGGTGCACCACTGGCCCGAGGTCGTCACGTGCGAGCGCATCACCGGTGCCGTCGACTACCTGATCAAGGTCGTCACCGATGATATCAAAACTTACGACAATTTTCTGCGCCTGAAACTGCTGGACAACACATTGGTCTCCGACGTGCAGTCACGCATCGTGGTCAACACGGTGAAGGACACCGTGGCTCTGCCCCTTCGCGAGAACTGA
- a CDS encoding NAD(P)/FAD-dependent oxidoreductase: MTAKTRQTQSFDVMVLGAGIVGVCTALHLRRLGLDVALIDRKHPGEEASFGNAGIVQRNGFVPHRMPTRPLQLLGIALGRSSAVSVDPVTVARLLPWLKAYHRAGSERGAEAYSRIIAPLRAFAVDEHLDLARTTNADRFYRQGGWLHLFRSETGYRDSEIERQYARVFGVAYDELTESDLGALEPGLQADGLRAVHWLESCSVSNPGAVVDAYWRGFIREGGRYFRGDARKLGRQRGSWRLDCERCDAFAPHAVVAMGAWSVDLLGLLGETYPLAVKRGYHMHYRPRIGASLSRPVVDVENGFALTPTDNGIRLTTGVELAPRDAPPNPAVLKLAKRRAEDLFPLGRSLNDEIWMGSRPCLPDSLPLVGASPVTPGLWLNSGHGHDGFTLGPITGRLLAAMIAGNRPFLDTAGLSPARFAV; this comes from the coding sequence ATGACAGCAAAAACGAGACAGACGCAATCCTTTGACGTGATGGTGCTTGGCGCCGGCATCGTCGGCGTGTGCACGGCGCTGCACTTGCGCCGGCTGGGGCTGGATGTCGCCCTGATCGACCGGAAACATCCGGGCGAGGAGGCGTCATTCGGCAATGCCGGCATTGTCCAGCGCAACGGCTTCGTGCCTCACAGGATGCCGACGCGTCCGTTGCAGCTTCTCGGAATTGCGCTGGGCCGGTCGAGCGCGGTGTCCGTCGACCCCGTCACGGTGGCACGGCTTCTGCCCTGGCTGAAAGCCTATCACAGGGCCGGCAGCGAACGGGGCGCTGAAGCCTATTCCCGGATCATTGCCCCGCTCAGGGCCTTTGCGGTCGACGAGCATCTGGATCTGGCGCGCACCACCAATGCCGACCGGTTCTACCGGCAGGGAGGCTGGCTTCATCTCTTCAGGTCCGAAACCGGGTACAGGGACAGCGAGATCGAGCGGCAATATGCCCGGGTCTTCGGCGTCGCCTATGACGAGTTGACGGAAAGCGACCTCGGCGCGCTTGAGCCCGGCCTGCAGGCTGACGGTCTCAGGGCCGTGCACTGGCTGGAGAGCTGCTCCGTGTCCAACCCGGGCGCGGTGGTCGATGCCTATTGGCGCGGCTTCATCCGCGAAGGCGGCCGCTATTTCCGGGGCGACGCCCGGAAGCTGGGCCGTCAGCGGGGCAGCTGGAGGCTGGACTGCGAACGGTGCGACGCCTTTGCTCCGCATGCGGTGGTCGCAATGGGCGCCTGGTCCGTGGACCTGCTGGGTCTTCTGGGCGAAACCTATCCGCTTGCGGTCAAGCGGGGCTATCACATGCATTACCGGCCGAGGATCGGCGCCTCCCTGTCGCGGCCGGTCGTTGACGTTGAAAACGGGTTTGCGCTGACGCCGACCGACAACGGCATCCGCCTGACGACGGGCGTCGAACTGGCGCCGCGCGATGCCCCTCCCAATCCGGCCGTGCTCAAGCTTGCCAAGCGCCGCGCCGAGGATCTCTTTCCGCTCGGGCGATCCCTCAACGACGAGATCTGGATGGGCAGCAGACCCTGTCTACCCGACAGCCTGCCCCTTGTCGGGGCCTCGCCGGTGACACCCGGTCTGTGGCTGAATTCCGGTCACGGCCACGACGGTTTCACGCTCGGACCGATCACGGGCCGGCTTCTGGCGGCCATGATCGCGGGCAACAGGCCTTTTCTCGATACCGCCGGATTGTCGCCCGCGCGGTTCGCGGTTTGA